The Terriglobus roseus sequence CGTTGCCCGCTACGCCGCGGGCACAGCGGGACTTGCTCCGCAGCCCATCTACTACCTGCACCGCGAAGACCGCTACGGGTACAAGGCAGGCGCGTTGGATGCCGGATTGAAGACGGCAAAGGGCGAGCTGATCGCCATCTTCGACGCAGACTTTGTGCCGCCAGTCGATTGGCTGGCGAAGGTGATCAACCACTTTGCCGAGCCCGGTGTGGGCATGGTGCAGACGCGCTGGACGCACCTGAATCGCAATTACAGCTTCCTGACGCAGGTTGAGGCAATCCTGCTCGACGGCCATTTTGTGCTGGAGCATGGCGGACGGTCACGCGCGGGGGTCTTCTTCAACTTCAACGGCACCGCAGGCATGTGGCGCCGTGCCGCTATCGATGAAGCCGGAGGGTGGCAGCACGACACGCTGACCGAAGACACTGACCTCAGCTACCGGGCACAGTTGAAGGGCTGGAAGTTCAAGTACCTGCAGGACGTGGAATGCCCCGCAGAATTGCCCATTGAGATGACCGCGTTCAAGACGCAGCAGGCGCGATGGGCGAAGGGTCTGATCCAGACTGGCAAGAAGATTCTCCCCAGGGTACTGAAGAGCGATGCCCCCTTCCACACCAAGCTGGAGGCCTGGTATCACCTGACGGCGAACCTGAGCTATCCGCTGATGATCGTGCTTAGCGTGCTGCTGATGCCGGCGATGATCATTCGCAGCTGGCAGGGTTGGGTGCAGATGCTGCTCATCGACTTCCCGCTTTTCATGGCCAGCACCATGTCCATCAGCAGCTTCTATCTCACCAGCCAGCGTGAGCTGTTTCCAAAGACCTGGTACAAGACGATCCTGTACCTGCCGTTCCTGATGGCGCTTGGAGTTGGCCTGACCATCACAAATACCAAGGCTGTAATGGAAGCGCTGTTCGGCATCAAGAGTGCGTTTGCTCGCACGCCGAAGTACCGCGTCAGTAAGAAGGGTGAGAGCAATGTCGCCGCGAAGAAGTATCGCAAGCGGCTGGGCATCATCCCATGGATCGAACTGGCCATCGGATGCTATTTCGCCTTCACGGTCTGGTACGCGGTCAGCAGCGAGAACTACTTCACCGTGCCGTTCCTGTTGCTCTTCGTGCTCGGCTACTGGTACACCGGTCTGCTGAGCCTACTGCAGGGCAGGTTCGAGCGCGGTGGCGGCTCAGGCGCAGAGATTCACGAGAAGCCTTATCCTGTCGGCATCTGACGACAGCGGCGTTACACTCACAAAAAGCAATTCCAGATAGCGGGTGTGACGATGATTCCCTTCCTAGCAGTGATCGGTGGATACCTAGCGGCGATTGTCACACACTTCGGGCTCGGCTTCCTGATCACGCGCGAGGGCCGTGGTCCGCTGATGCGGGGTGACTGCATGAGTCCCCTCTATTACATGCAGTTGGGTCTGTCATGGATGCTATCCGGTGCCGTCGGCGCTGACGTG is a genomic window containing:
- a CDS encoding cellulose synthase family protein, whose protein sequence is MYRWNTFDIWLLVPYFIVMVILAFYGIHRYQLVWLYYRNKKKEATSLNPPMLFADADLPFVTIQLPIFNEQYVIDRLVDACCRIEYPRDRFEIQVLDDSTDETHQVAGEIVARYAAGTAGLAPQPIYYLHREDRYGYKAGALDAGLKTAKGELIAIFDADFVPPVDWLAKVINHFAEPGVGMVQTRWTHLNRNYSFLTQVEAILLDGHFVLEHGGRSRAGVFFNFNGTAGMWRRAAIDEAGGWQHDTLTEDTDLSYRAQLKGWKFKYLQDVECPAELPIEMTAFKTQQARWAKGLIQTGKKILPRVLKSDAPFHTKLEAWYHLTANLSYPLMIVLSVLLMPAMIIRSWQGWVQMLLIDFPLFMASTMSISSFYLTSQRELFPKTWYKTILYLPFLMALGVGLTITNTKAVMEALFGIKSAFARTPKYRVSKKGESNVAAKKYRKRLGIIPWIELAIGCYFAFTVWYAVSSENYFTVPFLLLFVLGYWYTGLLSLLQGRFERGGGSGAEIHEKPYPVGI